From Streptomyces chrestomyceticus JCM 4735, one genomic window encodes:
- the rbfA gene encoding 30S ribosome-binding factor RbfA, which yields MADNARAKKLADLIREVVAQKLQRGIKDPRLGSHVTITDTRVTGDLREATVFYTVYGDDEERAGAAAGLESAKGILRSEVGKAAGVKFTPTLTFVADALPENAKTIEDLLDKARASDAKVREASSGATYAGEADPYRKPGDEDEDTPQ from the coding sequence GTGGCCGACAATGCGCGGGCGAAGAAGCTGGCGGACCTCATCCGGGAGGTGGTCGCCCAGAAGCTGCAGCGCGGCATCAAGGACCCGCGGCTCGGCAGCCACGTGACCATCACGGACACCCGGGTCACCGGTGACCTGCGGGAGGCGACGGTCTTCTACACGGTCTACGGCGACGACGAGGAGCGGGCCGGCGCGGCCGCCGGGCTGGAGAGCGCCAAGGGCATCCTGCGCTCCGAGGTCGGCAAGGCGGCGGGCGTGAAGTTCACGCCGACCCTGACCTTCGTCGCGGACGCCCTGCCGGAGAACGCCAAGACCATCGAGGACCTGCTCGACAAGGCACGGGCCTCGGACGCCAAGGTGCGCGAGGCGTCCTCGGGCGCCACGTACGCGGGCGAGGCCGACCCGTACCGCAAGCCGGGCGACGAGGACGAGGACACCCCGCAGTAA
- a CDS encoding SCO5717 family growth-regulating ATPase has translation MREQEAFRPDGNDPDDDQSEFDLTGEFKIDFAAPAWYASNDTSGGGTAAAAPATPPAATPSTPPTGAPLSGPAQPGPGQAGPQTAPAQSTPQGDAMPPAAPPGFPTLRPDAGVANAGAPAPAPTAPPVAPAPVAPAPGPVTPPPPAPEPTAPVAPPAPVAEAAPEPSAEAAESDATAASAAGTVRAGSGVDPSASLWADDPAPEPAPAPAPVETAPAADEQRTEEADGSDAPAAAEAPAPAPLAPPAPEAEAAVAAPQPPVQQPAPETQQQPEAGQQEAPQQDVPQEAPQQGAAQELPLQQQAPQELPPQQQAAPQQMQQQAQQMPQQQGTPPQGAPWGAAAGQQAGAPANLPPLPPEYQPADPRTAQAQAQAQAQQPYQQQAQPQAQPEQQPYAQQPPYQQQSGYPQQYPQQAQQAHPQQPAPQQAQQQAAYGYPQPAYGYPHQQPQQGAPTPQQAPADPNTAAAQGGYGYPQQAQPQQQYPQQAQQQAQQQVAYGYPQQQGGYGYPQAAQGYPQQTAPAQQQQQPYPGYGQQQAPPQAQQPPQAQPQAPHQPQAPTPVQGADPNAAANYAQYSQPGQQQQQQRAAPGAPLGYSAAVELTSDRLLRNQPKKKKPGANAQPSRFKLGAKKEEQERQRKLELIRTPVMSCYRIAVISLKGGVGKTTTTTALGATLASERQDKILAIDANPDAGTLGRRVRRETGATIRDLVQAIPQLHSYMDIRRFTSQAPSGLEILANDVDPAVSTTFNDDDYRRAIDVLGKQYPIILTDSGTGLLYSAMRGVLDLADQLIIISTPSVDGASSASTTLDWLSAHGYADLVQRGITVISGVRETGKMIKIDDIVSHFETRCRGVVVVPFDEHLAAGAEVDLDMMRPKTREAYFNLSALVAEDFSRTQQAQGAWPDPAQQQMQPGDPNAQQQYGHQQYGQQAYPQQPGQVAPGQQPAGYPPQQGGWTQQPQQQGQPPQGWQQPPDAPQAPGQPGLQPGWTQQPPPQ, from the coding sequence GTGAGGGAGCAGGAGGCTTTCCGTCCGGACGGGAACGATCCTGACGACGACCAGTCCGAGTTCGATCTGACGGGTGAATTCAAGATCGATTTTGCGGCTCCGGCCTGGTACGCCAGCAACGACACCAGCGGCGGCGGTACGGCCGCGGCCGCACCGGCCACACCTCCCGCCGCCACGCCCTCCACGCCACCCACCGGCGCGCCGCTGAGCGGGCCCGCGCAGCCGGGCCCCGGCCAGGCCGGTCCGCAGACCGCCCCGGCCCAGAGCACGCCGCAGGGCGATGCGATGCCACCTGCCGCCCCTCCCGGCTTCCCGACGCTCCGTCCCGACGCGGGCGTTGCCAACGCGGGCGCTCCGGCACCCGCGCCCACCGCGCCGCCGGTCGCACCGGCTCCCGTCGCCCCCGCACCGGGTCCCGTCACGCCCCCGCCGCCCGCACCGGAGCCGACGGCTCCCGTGGCGCCTCCCGCGCCCGTCGCCGAGGCCGCGCCGGAACCGTCTGCCGAGGCCGCGGAGTCCGACGCGACGGCGGCGTCCGCGGCCGGGACCGTACGCGCCGGAAGTGGTGTCGACCCGTCGGCCTCCCTGTGGGCCGACGACCCGGCGCCCGAACCGGCCCCCGCGCCCGCCCCGGTGGAGACCGCACCGGCCGCCGACGAGCAGCGGACCGAGGAAGCGGACGGGTCCGACGCTCCCGCCGCGGCCGAGGCACCGGCCCCCGCTCCCCTGGCACCGCCCGCGCCGGAGGCCGAAGCGGCCGTCGCCGCGCCGCAACCGCCTGTGCAGCAGCCCGCTCCGGAGACGCAGCAGCAGCCGGAGGCCGGACAGCAGGAAGCACCGCAGCAGGACGTGCCGCAGGAAGCACCGCAGCAGGGCGCCGCCCAGGAGTTGCCGCTCCAGCAGCAGGCTCCGCAGGAGCTGCCGCCTCAGCAGCAGGCGGCACCGCAGCAGATGCAGCAGCAGGCACAGCAGATGCCGCAGCAGCAGGGCACTCCCCCGCAGGGCGCGCCTTGGGGCGCCGCTGCCGGGCAGCAAGCAGGTGCGCCTGCGAACCTCCCGCCGCTGCCTCCTGAGTACCAGCCTGCGGACCCGCGCACGGCTCAGGCCCAGGCACAAGCTCAGGCCCAACAGCCGTACCAGCAGCAGGCGCAGCCCCAGGCCCAGCCCGAGCAGCAGCCGTACGCGCAGCAGCCGCCGTACCAGCAGCAGTCCGGCTACCCGCAGCAATACCCCCAGCAGGCGCAGCAGGCCCATCCCCAGCAGCCGGCACCTCAGCAGGCCCAGCAGCAGGCCGCTTACGGCTACCCACAGCCCGCCTACGGATACCCGCACCAGCAGCCCCAGCAGGGCGCCCCGACGCCGCAGCAGGCGCCGGCCGACCCCAACACCGCTGCGGCGCAGGGTGGTTACGGCTACCCGCAGCAGGCCCAGCCTCAGCAGCAGTACCCCCAGCAGGCGCAGCAGCAAGCACAACAGCAGGTTGCTTACGGCTATCCGCAGCAGCAGGGTGGCTACGGCTACCCCCAGGCCGCCCAGGGCTACCCGCAGCAGACCGCGCCCGCGCAGCAGCAACAGCAGCCGTATCCCGGGTACGGCCAGCAGCAGGCCCCGCCGCAGGCCCAACAGCCCCCGCAGGCACAGCCGCAGGCCCCGCACCAGCCGCAGGCCCCCACCCCCGTCCAGGGCGCCGACCCGAACGCCGCCGCCAACTACGCGCAGTACTCGCAGCCGGGCCAGCAGCAGCAACAGCAGCGGGCCGCCCCCGGCGCGCCCCTGGGCTACAGCGCCGCCGTCGAGCTGACCTCCGACCGGCTGCTCCGCAACCAGCCCAAGAAGAAGAAGCCGGGCGCCAACGCGCAGCCCTCGCGCTTCAAGCTGGGTGCGAAGAAGGAGGAGCAGGAGCGCCAGCGCAAGCTGGAGCTGATCCGTACGCCGGTGATGTCCTGCTACCGGATCGCGGTCATCAGCCTCAAGGGCGGCGTCGGCAAGACCACGACGACGACCGCGCTGGGCGCCACGCTCGCCTCCGAGCGGCAGGACAAGATCCTGGCGATCGACGCGAACCCGGACGCCGGCACGCTCGGCCGCCGGGTGCGCCGCGAGACCGGTGCGACCATCCGTGACCTGGTGCAGGCGATTCCGCAACTGCACAGCTACATGGACATCCGCCGGTTCACCTCGCAGGCTCCGTCGGGTCTGGAGATCCTCGCCAACGACGTGGATCCGGCCGTCTCGACCACGTTCAACGACGACGACTACCGGCGCGCGATCGACGTGCTCGGCAAGCAGTACCCGATCATCCTCACCGACTCGGGCACCGGCCTGCTCTACAGCGCGATGCGCGGGGTGCTGGACCTCGCCGACCAGCTCATCATCATCTCCACACCGTCGGTGGACGGTGCGTCCAGCGCCAGCACCACGCTGGACTGGCTGTCCGCGCACGGCTACGCCGACCTCGTACAGCGCGGTATCACGGTGATCTCCGGGGTCCGCGAGACCGGCAAGATGATCAAAATCGACGACATCGTGTCGCACTTCGAGACGCGGTGCCGCGGGGTGGTCGTGGTCCCGTTCGACGAGCATCTGGCCGCCGGCGCCGAGGTCGACCTGGACATGATGCGGCCCAAGACCCGTGAGGCGTACTTCAACCTGTCCGCGCTGGTGGCCGAGGACTTCTCCCGGACCCAGCAGGCGCAGGGCGCCTGGCCGGACCCTGCCCAGCAGCAGATGCAGCCGGGCGACCCGAACGCCCAGCAGCAGTACGGGCATCAGCAGTACGGCCAGCAGGCGTACCCGCAGCAGCCGGGCCAGGTGGCGCCGGGGCAGCAGCCCGCCGGGTACCCGCCGCAACAGGGCGGCTGGACGCAGCAGCCCCAGCAGCAGGGGCAGCCGCCCCAGGGCTGGCAGCAGCCCCCGGACGCGCCGCAGGCGCCCGGCCAGCCCGGTCTCCAGCCGGGATGGACGCAGCAGCCCCCGCCGCAGTAG
- a CDS encoding type VII secretion protein EccB has product MASRRDELNAYSFARKRTTAAFLKPLPNGSIESAPRPLKAVLPSILLGLVVTVGFGACGILKPVAPKGWDTPAQNVIVGDKSTTRYVVLNSKGENGSNQKLLHPILNLASAKLLLDPKKFQVVKVKEEELDGKIPHGPAIGIPYAPDRLPTEKEAGTPKVWAVCDRPGSGENSKSQQAVFVLGGKDKAKVLDHGKLDLHQALYVQDPDGQKYLVDENGVAFPFDALAGKAPSPAVKEQQDDKLRQVIFGDAQPQQVTSEWMNTLIKSQMPLTMPRVEKAGTRAAVEGVPSNYSVIGNVLQAGDSQKYVVTADGLEKVTNFQAKLLLEGPNATAVKKGGEKMDVIKVSTDSITPKRDDKDQVVQFMSDFPGTALWPSEAVTMANAAATRRSSGIGDSGKGPDVACSVYHGTSTEYANGAGKALGFSGAVPKMTTWVGKDYPAAIASGSASYVTPGSGLLYQQVTGNAKEGTLFLVTDTGLRYSVPRSNDSATKAGNAEKARDQAQIHLGYESVRPPTVDKAWSQLLSEGPQLDVESAKKPQSS; this is encoded by the coding sequence ATGGCATCACGTCGGGACGAGCTGAATGCGTATTCGTTCGCTCGAAAGCGGACGACTGCGGCATTTCTGAAGCCGCTGCCGAACGGCTCGATCGAGAGCGCGCCGCGGCCGCTCAAGGCGGTGCTCCCGAGCATCCTGCTCGGCCTGGTGGTGACCGTGGGCTTCGGCGCCTGCGGCATCCTCAAGCCGGTCGCCCCGAAGGGCTGGGACACGCCGGCGCAGAACGTCATCGTCGGCGACAAGTCCACCACCCGCTATGTCGTTCTGAACAGCAAGGGCGAAAACGGCAGCAATCAGAAACTTCTCCACCCGATCCTCAACCTGGCCTCCGCCAAACTCCTTCTCGACCCGAAGAAGTTTCAGGTCGTAAAGGTGAAGGAGGAGGAACTCGACGGAAAGATTCCGCACGGCCCGGCCATAGGAATCCCGTACGCCCCCGACCGGCTGCCCACCGAGAAGGAAGCCGGCACCCCCAAGGTCTGGGCGGTCTGCGACCGTCCGGGCAGCGGTGAGAACAGCAAGTCCCAGCAGGCCGTGTTCGTCCTCGGCGGCAAGGACAAGGCCAAGGTCCTCGACCACGGCAAGCTGGACCTGCACCAGGCGCTGTACGTCCAGGACCCGGACGGCCAGAAGTATTTGGTCGACGAGAACGGTGTGGCCTTCCCGTTCGACGCCCTCGCCGGCAAGGCGCCCTCCCCGGCCGTAAAGGAGCAGCAGGACGACAAGCTGCGCCAGGTCATCTTCGGTGACGCGCAGCCGCAGCAGGTGACCTCCGAATGGATGAACACCCTCATCAAGAGCCAGATGCCGCTCACCATGCCCCGCGTGGAGAAGGCGGGCACCCGGGCCGCCGTCGAGGGCGTACCGAGCAACTACAGCGTCATCGGCAACGTCCTGCAGGCCGGTGACAGCCAGAAGTACGTGGTGACCGCCGACGGCCTGGAGAAGGTGACGAACTTCCAGGCCAAGCTGCTGCTGGAGGGGCCGAACGCGACCGCCGTCAAGAAGGGCGGCGAGAAGATGGACGTCATCAAGGTGTCCACCGACAGCATCACCCCCAAGCGTGACGACAAGGACCAGGTCGTCCAGTTCATGTCCGACTTCCCCGGCACGGCCCTGTGGCCCTCCGAGGCCGTCACCATGGCCAACGCCGCCGCGACGCGGCGCAGCTCCGGCATCGGCGACTCGGGCAAGGGCCCCGACGTGGCCTGCAGCGTCTACCACGGCACCAGCACGGAGTACGCGAACGGCGCGGGCAAGGCGCTCGGCTTCAGCGGCGCCGTGCCCAAGATGACCACCTGGGTCGGCAAGGACTACCCGGCCGCCATCGCCTCCGGCTCGGCCTCGTACGTGACGCCCGGCAGCGGCCTGCTGTACCAGCAGGTGACGGGGAATGCCAAGGAGGGCACGCTCTTCCTGGTGACCGACACCGGTCTGCGCTATTCGGTGCCGCGCAGCAACGACAGTGCCACCAAGGCGGGCAATGCGGAGAAGGCGCGCGATCAGGCGCAGATCCACCTCGGATACGAGAGTGTGCGCCCGCCGACGGTCGACAAGGCGTGGTCGCAGCTCCTGTCGGAAGGGCCGCAGTTGGATGTCGAGAGCGCCAAGAAGCCGCAGAGCTCCTGA
- a CDS encoding bifunctional riboflavin kinase/FAD synthetase, translating into MQRWRGLEDIPEGWGRSVVTIGSYDGVHRGHQLIIGKTVARARELGVPAVVVTFDPHPSEVVRPGTHPPLLAPHERRAELMAGLGVDAVLILPFTKEFSKLAPADFVVKVLVDKLHAQLVVEGPNFRFGHKAAGTVETLAELGGTYDYAVEVVDLFERGTAGGGEPFSSTLTRRLVAEGDVAGAREVLGRPHRVEGEVVRGAQRGRELGFPTANVETLPHTAIPADGVYAGWLHADGEKMPAAISVGTNPQFDGTARTVEAHAIDRVGLELYGLHVAVDFYAYLRGMEKFETLDGLLERMAVDVKETRELIGAAEAEAEAGS; encoded by the coding sequence GTGCAGCGCTGGCGTGGCTTGGAGGACATCCCCGAGGGCTGGGGACGCAGCGTCGTCACCATCGGCTCCTACGACGGCGTGCACCGCGGGCACCAACTGATCATCGGGAAGACGGTGGCGCGCGCCCGGGAGCTGGGTGTACCGGCCGTGGTGGTCACCTTCGACCCGCACCCCAGCGAGGTCGTACGGCCCGGCACCCACCCGCCGCTGCTGGCGCCGCACGAGCGGCGCGCGGAGCTGATGGCGGGCCTCGGCGTGGACGCGGTGCTGATCCTGCCGTTCACCAAGGAGTTCTCGAAGCTGGCCCCGGCCGACTTCGTGGTCAAGGTCCTGGTCGACAAGCTGCACGCGCAGCTCGTCGTCGAGGGGCCGAACTTCCGCTTCGGACACAAGGCCGCAGGCACCGTCGAGACGCTCGCGGAGCTGGGCGGCACCTACGACTACGCGGTCGAGGTGGTCGACCTGTTCGAGCGCGGGACGGCGGGCGGCGGCGAGCCGTTCTCCTCGACGCTGACCCGGCGGCTGGTCGCCGAGGGCGACGTCGCGGGCGCGCGGGAGGTCCTGGGACGGCCGCACCGGGTCGAGGGCGAGGTGGTGCGCGGCGCCCAGCGCGGCCGGGAACTGGGCTTCCCGACGGCGAACGTGGAGACGCTGCCGCACACCGCCATCCCTGCCGACGGGGTGTACGCGGGCTGGCTGCACGCGGACGGCGAGAAGATGCCGGCGGCGATCTCGGTCGGCACCAACCCGCAGTTCGACGGCACCGCGCGGACCGTCGAGGCGCACGCCATCGACCGCGTCGGCCTGGAACTGTACGGCCTGCACGTCGCGGTGGACTTCTACGCGTACCTGCGCGGCATGGAGAAGTTCGAGACGCTCGACGGGCTGCTGGAGCGGATGGCGGTCGACGTGAAGGAGACGCGCGAGCTGATCGGGGCGGCCGAGGCCGAGGCAGAAGCCGGGAGCTGA
- the eccE gene encoding type VII secretion protein EccE: MAPRLRAQAGSIGGVRVQQLAIIEIAAALVLVGWTIHPVALTVAAVLAAVLVIFALGRRRRIPLPEWITTVRAMKRRAKRSGSAAGSGGVDPAFAPLVECDPALRTYEYTDSDQRAIGFVGDGTFLTALVQLEGRDEPLRPASGGRSLPMDVLHTALDVEDIHLESVQFVQYTQPAPAPHLPEQAVAARSYAPLQAQTKTPALQLTWIALKLDPELCAEAIEARGGGLDGAKRSLLRAADQLVSRLSAHGVRAKVLAEREVVAAVGTAVCVSPRAANGAMGRDGRAARRTQETVRAMRCDDRWHTTYWIGRWPQLGQGGTPLAGVVQLLSSTPAMASTFSLTASHGSGRAPAISGYVRLSTRSENELTAAQGELERRSGSVKVGLVRLDREQLPGLLATLPLGGTR; encoded by the coding sequence GTGGCACCCCGGCTGCGCGCACAGGCCGGAAGCATCGGCGGCGTCCGTGTCCAACAGCTCGCGATCATCGAAATCGCCGCGGCGCTGGTGCTGGTGGGATGGACGATCCACCCCGTGGCCCTGACGGTCGCCGCGGTACTGGCGGCCGTACTCGTCATCTTCGCCCTCGGCCGCCGCCGGCGCATTCCGCTGCCGGAGTGGATCACGACGGTGCGCGCGATGAAGCGCCGGGCCAAGCGGAGCGGTTCGGCCGCGGGCTCCGGCGGCGTCGACCCGGCCTTCGCGCCGCTGGTGGAGTGCGACCCGGCGCTGCGGACGTACGAGTACACCGACTCCGACCAGCGGGCGATCGGCTTTGTCGGGGACGGTACGTTCCTGACCGCCCTCGTCCAGTTGGAGGGCCGCGACGAGCCGCTGCGCCCGGCGAGCGGCGGCCGGTCGCTGCCGATGGACGTGCTGCACACCGCGCTGGACGTGGAGGACATCCACCTCGAATCGGTGCAGTTCGTGCAGTACACCCAGCCGGCCCCGGCCCCGCACCTGCCCGAGCAGGCGGTCGCCGCCCGCTCCTACGCGCCGCTCCAGGCGCAGACGAAGACCCCCGCCCTGCAGCTCACCTGGATCGCGCTGAAGCTGGACCCGGAGCTGTGCGCGGAGGCCATCGAGGCGCGCGGCGGCGGCCTCGACGGCGCGAAGCGCTCGCTGCTGCGCGCCGCCGACCAGCTCGTCAGCCGCCTCTCCGCGCACGGCGTACGGGCCAAGGTGCTCGCCGAGCGCGAGGTGGTGGCCGCGGTGGGCACCGCGGTGTGCGTCAGCCCGCGGGCCGCGAACGGCGCGATGGGCCGGGACGGCCGCGCCGCGCGCCGTACCCAGGAGACGGTCCGCGCGATGCGCTGCGACGACCGCTGGCACACCACGTACTGGATCGGCCGTTGGCCCCAGCTCGGCCAGGGCGGCACCCCGCTCGCGGGCGTCGTCCAACTGCTGAGCAGCACCCCGGCCATGGCCAGCACCTTCTCCCTGACCGCCTCGCACGGCAGCGGCCGGGCCCCCGCCATCTCCGGCTACGTCCGCCTCTCGACCCGCAGCGAGAACGAACTGACCGCCGCGCAGGGCGAGTTGGAACGCCGCTCCGGCTCCGTGAAGGTCGGACTCGTACGGCTGGACCGGGAGCAGCTCCCCGGTCTCCTGGCCACGCTCCCCCTCGGAGGTACCCGCTGA
- a CDS encoding DUF503 domain-containing protein, which yields MYVGTLSFDLLLGDVRSLKEKRSVVRPIVAELHRKYAVSVAEVGEQNLHRRATIGLAVVSGDTGHLTDVLDRCERLVAARPEVELLSVRRRVHGDHDD from the coding sequence ATGTACGTAGGGACGCTGTCCTTCGACCTCCTCCTCGGCGACGTACGGTCGCTGAAGGAGAAGCGCTCCGTCGTCCGCCCGATCGTCGCCGAACTGCACCGCAAGTACGCGGTCAGCGTGGCGGAGGTCGGCGAGCAGAATCTCCACCGCAGAGCCACCATCGGACTCGCGGTGGTGTCCGGGGACACGGGGCACCTCACAGACGTACTGGACCGCTGCGAGCGCCTGGTCGCCGCACGGCCCGAAGTGGAGCTGCTGTCGGTACGGCGGCGGGTCCACGGCGACCATGACGACTGA
- the truB gene encoding tRNA pseudouridine(55) synthase TruB, which translates to MKRENTGAKRVERTRAKQGAPDGLVIVDKPAGFTSHDVVAKMRGMARTRRVGHAGTLDPMATGVLVLGIERATKLLGHLALTEKEYVGTIRLGQTSVTDDAEGEITASKAAHGLDRAAIDAGVAELTGAIMQVPSKVSAIKIDGKRSYARVRKGEDVEIPARPVTVSSFVVYSVEEAEAADGTPVTDLLVSVECSSGTYIRALARDLGEALGVGGHLTALRRTRVGPYKLDRARTLEQLQTAVDDEAGGGLPVMPIGEAAAAAFPRWDVTLDQARLLTNGVRIPMPRFDEDGDGPARPAAAFAPDGTFLALLENQGGRAKSLAVFAE; encoded by the coding sequence ATGAAGCGCGAGAACACCGGCGCGAAGCGTGTCGAGCGCACCCGCGCCAAGCAGGGGGCGCCGGACGGCCTGGTCATCGTCGACAAGCCGGCCGGCTTCACCTCGCACGACGTGGTGGCCAAGATGCGCGGCATGGCCCGCACCCGCCGCGTCGGGCACGCCGGCACGCTCGACCCGATGGCGACGGGCGTGCTCGTGCTGGGCATCGAGCGCGCCACGAAGCTGCTCGGTCACCTCGCGCTGACCGAGAAGGAGTACGTCGGCACGATCCGGCTGGGCCAGACGTCGGTCACCGACGACGCCGAGGGCGAGATCACCGCCTCCAAGGCCGCGCACGGCCTGGACCGGGCGGCGATCGACGCGGGCGTGGCGGAGCTGACCGGCGCGATCATGCAGGTGCCGTCCAAGGTCAGCGCCATCAAGATCGACGGCAAGCGGTCCTACGCACGGGTGCGCAAGGGCGAGGACGTGGAGATACCGGCCCGTCCGGTGACCGTCTCCTCCTTCGTCGTCTACTCCGTGGAGGAGGCCGAGGCGGCGGACGGCACGCCCGTCACCGACCTGCTGGTCTCGGTGGAGTGCTCCTCCGGTACGTACATCCGGGCGCTCGCCCGCGACCTCGGGGAGGCCCTCGGCGTCGGCGGCCACCTGACCGCGCTGCGGCGTACCCGGGTGGGCCCGTACAAGCTCGACCGGGCCCGCACGCTGGAGCAGCTCCAGACGGCCGTGGACGACGAGGCGGGCGGCGGCCTGCCGGTCATGCCGATCGGCGAGGCGGCGGCCGCGGCCTTCCCGCGCTGGGACGTCACCCTCGACCAGGCGCGGCTGCTCACCAACGGGGTGCGCATCCCGATGCCGCGCTTCGACGAGGACGGCGACGGCCCGGCCCGGCCCGCGGCGGCGTTCGCGCCGGACGGGACGTTCCTGGCGCTGCTGGAGAACCAGGGCGGACGGGCGAAGAGCCTGGCGGTCTTCGCGGAGTGA